From a single Raphanus sativus cultivar WK10039 chromosome 3, ASM80110v3, whole genome shotgun sequence genomic region:
- the LOC130509074 gene encoding uncharacterized protein LOC130509074: protein MSTSKQLSREQKGKMISSTTGPDSDLERVRGSGDSVEEAHREAMMDTENMTREQRMLVSVAMVQSRADDDGGDGSPDDGMTPYCFYPGNIFEEQRRLDPSRARPPVVEGQDWRNVLPTRSTFESVTKLLKRSKATGVTFIIPSKTQRPWSPPKGYQCVYESYFEKDTKLWFPIPRLVTAYTMRRGLALSQFLNGAWRLAVALMVIGAEAGAALSVRAFEELVSVKINRGLLSLKIRPNYNVVTGYPTKTNDWQRSYFYVKSDRSAFEEPLKTGYRVLWNNEFGIECSLIFYCFRLLTISFSLVLTVPHSNTAEYEEDFLESARIIASQKQDFWENFSYRRIRRSIDRIKQQVWRSDTVPLITKKSKRINLFTKAEQIEINRARAMRELSDLSLVVGKQLGFVEPDQSSNANSSDPGEPRAAESDGAQLVRKSGSKRKEREDVSSEEKQAEETSTGGGAGSEKKRARKDPVEVRPSSVERGSSRPWSLATILETTFSRIRLSMVVRRMITRGLLLR, encoded by the exons ATGTCGACGAGCAAACAACTTTCTCGAGAACAAAAGGGAAAGATGATTTCGAGCACCACTGGTCCCGATAGCGATCTGGAGAGGGTTCGCGGATCCGGCGATAGTGTAGAGGAGGCTCATCGcgaggcgatgatggatacCGAGAACATGACCCGAGAGCAGCGTATGCTCGTCTCGGTAGCGATGGTTCAATCTCGCGCAGACGATGACGGAGGCGACGGCTCTCCTGACGACGGGATGACTCCCTACTGCTTCTACCCGGGAAATATTTTCGAGGAGCAGCGCCGACTCGATCCGTCGCGAGCTCGTCCCCCTGTAGTTGAGGGGCAAGACTGGAGGAACGTTTTACCGACGCGATCCACATTCGAGTCGGTGACAAAGCTGCTGAAGAGAAGCAAGGCGACCGGGGTTACATTCATAATCCCGTCAAAGACCCAAAGGCCGTGGTCCCCCCCGAAGGGGTATCAGTGCGTATACGAGTCGTACTTTGAAAAGGACACGAAACTATGGTTTCCGATTCCTCGACTCGTCACCGCCTACACGATGCGCCGAGGACTCGCTTTGAGCCAATTCTTGAATGGTGCTTGGCGTCTAGCAGTTGCGCTGATGGTGATTGGGGCGGAAGCTGGCGCTGCTCTCAGCGTCCGAGCATTTGAGGAGCTGGTCTCGGTGAAGATTAATCGGGGCCTGTTATCACTGAAGATACGCCCGAACTATAATGTGGTAACGGGCTATCCGACCAAGACGAACGATTGGCAGCGATCGTACTTCTATGTTAAGTCCGATCGCTCGGCTTTCGAGGAGCCGCTGAAGACCGGTTACCGTGTTCTTTGGAACAATGAATTTGGTATTGAATGTTCTTTAATCTTTTACTGTTTCAGACTCCTGACCAtctctttttctcttgttttgACAGTTCCTCACTCGAATACCGCGGAGTACGAGGAAGATTTCTTGGAGAGTGCTCGGATTATCGCGTCCCAGAAACAGGATTTTTGGGAGAACTTCTCGTACAGGAGGATTCGTAGGTCGATTGATCGGATCAAGCAGC AGGTTTGGCGTTCGGACACCGTTCCTCTCATCACCAAGAAGTCGAAGAGAATCAACTTGTTCACCAAAGCCGAGCAGATTGAAATTAACCGAGCCAGAGCTATGAGGGAATTGTCGGATCTAAGTTTGGTGGTTGGGAAACAACTCGGGTTCGTGGAACCGGACCAAAGCTCTAACGCAAACTCCTCTGATCCCGGGGAGCCGAGAGCGGCTGAGTCGGATGGGGCTCAGCTCGTGAGAAAGTCGGGGAGCAAGAGGAAGGAGAGGGAAGACGTTTCTTCCGAGGAGAAGCAAGCCGAGGAGACTTCCACCGGTGGGGGCGCCGGATCGGAGAAGAAGCGGGCGCGCAAGGATCCCGTTGAGGTTCGGCCTTCCTCTGTGGAGAGAGGGAGCTCCAGGCCTTGGAGCCTAGCAACAATTCTCGAGACGACGTTCTCCCGGATCCGTCTCTCGATGGTGGTCAGGCGGATGATCACAAGGGGACTTCTTCTAAGGTGA
- the LOC130510022 gene encoding uncharacterized protein LOC130510022, whose protein sequence is MEELEERLDEVYEDICEDTINNIIEVQTKKQKKRAYIERNREAGHIRLWNDYFSENPTYEEHIFRRRFRMNKELFMSIVYALSQNVPFFQHRPDATGRLGLSPLQKCTAAIRMLSYGSAADAVDEYLRLGESTALSCLHHFTYGIVQLFGEQYLRRPTPEDLQRLLDIGEKRGFPGGYARGSNKPTIVLEAVASQDLWIWCAFFGPPGTLNDINVLDRSPVFDDIIEGRAPRLEYVVNGHKYKLAYYLTDGIYPKWSTFIQSILRPQGPKARLFVEKQEAARKDVERAFGVLQARFAIVKNPALTWDKKKIGKIMRACIIIHNIIVENERNGYTRIDISEFEEGNVTRSSHVETQTEMPTNLNNIFVNQNERELRDIRIHEPLKKI, encoded by the exons ATGGAAGAATTGGAAGAAAGATTGGACGAAGTTTACGAAGATATATGTGAAGATACCATCAACAACATTATCGAGGTCCAAaccaaaaagcaaaagaaacGAGCATATATTGAACGAAACCGTGAAGCAGGACACATCCGGTTATGGAATGACTACTTCTCCGAAAATCCCACATATGAGGAACATATCTTCAGACGCCGTTTCCGTATGAACAAGGAATTATTCATGAGTATTGTCTATGCCCTCTCACAGAACGTTCCATTCTTTCAACATAGACCAGATGCTACCGGGAGGCTTGGTCTTTCGCCACTACAAAAATGTACCGCAGCAATTCGTATGCTTTCTTATGGTTCTGCAGCAGACGCGGTTGACgaatatctccgacttggtgagaGCACGGCACTTTCGTGTTTACATCATTTCACTTATGGAATAGTACAGTTATTTGGGGAGCAGTATCTACGAAGACCCACACCAGAGGATCTTCAACGACTCCTCGATATTGGAGAGAAACGCGGGTTTCCTGGGGGA TACGCCCGTGGATCAAACAAACCGACAATTGTCTTAGAGGCCGTAGCTTCACAAGATCTTTGGATATGGTGCGCTTTTTTTGGTCCTCCAGGTACCTTAAACGATATTAATGTCCTCGATCGATCtcctgtttttgatgacattatAGAAGGTCGAGCTCCAAGGTTAGAGTACGTGGTCAACGGACACAAGTATAAGTTGGCTTACTATCTCACAGACGGTATATATCCAaaatggtcaacatttatcCAATCTATCTTACGTCCTCAAGGTCCTAAAGCACGATTATTTGTTGAAAAACAAGAAGCAGCCCGAAAAGATGTGGAACGGGCCTTTGGAGTTTTGCAAGCTCGATTTGCGATTGTCAAAAACCCGGCTCTTACAtgggacaaaaaaaagataggaAAGATTATGCGAGCATGTATCATAATACACAATATAATAGTCGAAAATGAACGCAATGGATATACTCGCATCGATATTTCGGAATTTGAAGAAGGAAATGTCACCAGAAGTTCACACGTGGAAACCCAAACCGAGATGCCTacaaatctgaataacatatttgTCAATCAGAACGAGAGAGAACTTCGGGATATCCGTATACATGAACCACTgaaaaagatttag
- the LOC108845298 gene encoding glutathione S-transferase T3-like, whose amino-acid sequence MANNSSSYVNLLQSQLPVDLDAAEPLWLGSEGPDEAYVMSGSEVPEASGVKSTPQQSERRKWSPKEDIILIGAWFNTSKDPIVSNEQKGGAFWKRIVEYYNANPILVGTIPRELGPCKQRWSRINDHVSKFCGCYDRALRQQRSGQNGDDVMKAALDSFFTIMNLRFTMDHCWRELRYDQKWCSLVQGKHTVKEKRKCLNCFDVFSVWLRLKLVTGALKVGQVTGALGVVQVTGALGVVQVTGALK is encoded by the exons ATGGCTAATAACTCGTCAAGCTATGTTAACCTACTACAGAGTCAACTTCCAGTTGATCTTGATGCAGCCGAACCTTTATGGTTAGGTAGCGAAGGTCCTGATGAGGCTTATGTGATGTCTGGTAGCGAAGTGCCTGAAGCGTCTGGTGTGAAGTCAACTCCCCAACAATCTGAGAGAAGGAAATGGTCTCCCAAAGAGGATATAATCCTCATTGGAGCATGGTTTAACACCAGTAAAGACCCGATCGTGAGCAATGAGCAGAAAGGTGGAGCATTTTGGAAGCGGATTGTGGAGTACTACAACGCAAACCCTATCTTGGTTGGGACAATACCGAGAGAGCTTGGTCCTTGCAAGCAGAGGTGGTCTCGGATTAACGACCACGTTTCAAAGTTTTGTGGTTGCTATGATCGAGCTCTTCGGCAGCAAAGAAGTGGTCAGAATGGTGACGATGTGATGAAGGCTGCTTTAGATTCATTCTTCACTATTATGAACTTAAGGTTCACCATGGATCACTGCTGGAGGGAGCTGAGGTATGACCAGAAATGGTGCTCCCTGGTTCAGGGTAAGCACACTGTTAAGGAGAAGCGCAAATGTCTGAATTGCTTTGATGTCTTCTCTGTTTG GTTAAGGCTGAAGTTGGTCACGGGTGCACTGAAGGTTGGGCAAGTCACGGGTGCATTAGGAGTAGTGCAAGTCACGGGTGCATTAGGAGTAGTGCAAGTCACGGGTGCTTTGAAGTAG
- the LOC108844210 gene encoding GCN5-related N-acetyltransferase 8 encodes MAAAAPPPPPTAAPEPNMVPQTSPIGHPLFSRIRLATPLDVPFIHKLIHQMAVFERLTHLFSATESNLSSTLFTSPPFKSFTVFLLEVSRSPFPATTTSSPDFAPLLKTHNLHLPIEDPESYNFTPDMLNDVVVAGFVLFFPNYSSFLAKPGFYIEDIFVREPYRRRGFGSMLLTAVAKQAVKMGYGRVEWVVLDWNANAIKFYEQMGAQILQEWRVCRLAGDALLAFDNVNI; translated from the coding sequence ATGGCAGCCGCcgcgccaccaccaccaccaacagCAGCACCAGAACCAAACATGGTCCCACAAACCTCCCCCATCGGCCACCCTCTCTTCTCCCGCATCCGCCTCGCCACACCTCTCGACGTCCCCTTCATCCACAAACTCATCCACCAGATGGCCGTCTTCGAGCGCCTCACCCACCTCTTCTCCGCCACCGAGTCCAACCTCTCCTCCACCCTCTTCACCTCCCCTCCCTTCAAATCCTTCACCGTCTTCCTCCTCGAAGTCTCCCGCTCCCCCTTTCccgccaccaccacctcctccccCGACTTCGCTCCCCTCCTCAAAACTCACAACCTCCATCTCCCTATAGAAGACCCCGAGAGCTACAACTTCACTCCCGATATGCTAAACGACGTCGTTGTGGCCGGGTTCGTTTTGTTTTTTCCCAACTACTCGAGTTTCTTGGCGAAGCCTGGGTTTTATATTGAGGATATATTCGTGAGGGAGCCGTATAGGAGGAGAGGGTTCGGGAGTATGTTGCTGACGGCTGTGGCGAAGCAGGCGGTGAAGATGGGGTACGGGAGGGTTGAGTGGGTTGTGCTTGATTGGAATGCGAATGCGATTAAGTTTTATGAGCAGATGGGTGCTCAGATTCTTCAGGAGTGGAGGGTTTGTAGGCTCGCTGGTGATGCTCTTCTGGCTTTCGATAACGTTAACATCTGA